A region of the Rhizobium leguminosarum bv. trifolii WSM1325 genome:
CAGACGATGGTTTCCACCTATGTGAGCTACCTCTCGGTCGCCAGAAATCTGAACGCCAGTCTCTCGAGTGTGGCTTCGCAGGCAACGGTTTCCCGCGACAGTGCCTATTACAAGGAAAACATCGACAAGGTCACGACCGTCGACGAGTTCATGAGCGATTACAAGCTCTATTCCTATGCCATGAAGGCCTACGGCCTTGAAGACATGACATATGCCAAGGCCTTCATGACGAAGGTGCTGGAGAGTGACCTCAGCGATTCATCGAGCTTCGCCAACAGCTTGAGCGACACCCGCTATGCCGAGTTTGCCGCCGCCTTCAAATTCGCCGGCGAGACGAAGACGGCGCAATCGGACGTGCAGCGGGACAATCTGCTCGATGCTTATGAGGAGTCCTTCGACACCGAGGCGGACGACATCGCGGACGCGACGGACTATTTCGAAGAGAATATCTCGTCGATCACCTCGGTCGACGATCTCCTGTCGAGTTCGAAGCTGAAGAACTATGTGCTGACGGCTTTCGGGCTCAGCACCGAATATACTTCGACCAGCTTCCTGAAGAGTGTTTTGACGAGCGATCTCGAAGACGCCGATAGTTTCGTCAACCAGCTCGACGACGCGGTCTATGTCAACCTGGCGAAGGCCTTCAACTTCAACGAGGACGGCTCGACCGACGGCGACGTGATGTCGGAAGATCAGATCTCGCTGGTCACGAGCGCTTATGCGGTGGCCTCGGCGACGATCGCTTCCTCGGAAACCGGGGAGGCCTATGACACCTACTTCGCGGCGCAAATCGGCAACATCACCTCCGTCGATGAGTTGATGAGCGACGACAAACTGGTTTCCTATCTGAGAACTGCCTACGGGCTTACCGATAGCGAGACCGACAACTTCATTTCCGCGGCGCTAAAAAGCGCCGACGTCGCCGACGCGATCGGCTTGTCCGACCTGCACGACGCCTTCAATTTCGATGAGGACGGCGATCTTGCCGATGGCGACACCGCCCAGACTTCAGACCAGACCGCCACGACCACGGCAGCCTTCGACGAAAATTATCAGGTGCTGGTCGCCAACGCCAGCACGGAAGATGCCACCGACAACTATACGACACGCATCGCCAGCGTCACCTCGATCGATGATTTCCTGGTATCGAACGATGACGATGATGACGACGACAACGACGATCTTCCGGAACTGTGGGAAATGGCGTTGCGCGCCTATGACATAGACCCGGACAGCGTTTCGAGAAGCGAAGTTCGGAAAATTCTCGAAAGCGATCCCGCGGACTCGAAAAGTTATGTCAACAGCCTCGACGACGACCGGTTCGTAGCCTTTCGCAAAGCCTTCAACTTCGACGACAATGGTGATGTCACCGTTCCCTTGCAGGCCATGTCGGAATCCGTCGTCGACGACTATGCCGCCTATTACAAGCAGAACAAAATCCGCTACCTCGAAGGCGCCGAACTGACCGAGGCGACCGATGCAGCGAATGACGAGATCACCTATTTTCGCGAGCAGATGGCGACGATCACGACGGCCAGCGAATTTCTGGCCGACGATCGCCTGGTTAGCTTTGCGCTTGAGGCGAAGGGGCTCGACCCTGATGATGTCACGTCGGACGAGTTGGAGAAGATGTTTTCTTCCGACCTCGACGACGAAGACAGTTATGTCAACAAGCTGGACGACAATCGTTTCGCCGAACTCGTCGGCGCGTTCAATTTCGATCAGGACGGCAATATTTCCGCCGATCCGACCGGGACTGTGCAGCAGCGCGGCGATGTGCTGGAGACGATCGACGCCTATGTCAGGCTGACGCTCGAAGACGACCAAGGCGATAGCAACACCGGCGTGCGCCTTGCCCTTTACTTCCAGCGCAAGGCGCCGGAGATATCGAGCGCCTATAACATTCTAGGCGACAGCGCGCTCTTCGAGTTCTTTACGACGACCTTCAACCTGTCCAGTTACGTCTCGAACATGGACGTCGACAAGCAAGCCGAGATGGTCGACAATTTCATCGACATGAAGGATCTGTCGGATCCTGACAAAGTCGACGATCTGATCAAACGCTTCACCGCCATGTATGACATGGCCAACGGCACGGGCACCACGTCGTCAGCCCTTTCGATCCTGACCGGCTCGGCGACGATAAGCGCCGATACGCTGCTTGCTATGGCGCAATTGAAAAGCGGTTGAGCGGCAAGCCCCCTTCCTCGGGGAGCCTGACAGAGGTGCATTACCATCCACGGCAGGGCAGGGGGCCGGCTGCCTTTGCCAGGATGTGCCTGATCAACGCAGCGCTGGTTGAAAAGAAAATATCCTGCGCGTTATATTCATAATTAAATCCCCGTTAATAAGCATAAGCGAATATTTCCGACATGGCTGGCCCAACAGCAATGAAATCTAGGGGGATTGCGCGTGAGTATTCTTGATCGTGGAGCAAATGCTGTGGCGGCTCTTGCCGCTTTATCAAATTCGCAGGCCATGATCGAGTTTGACTTATCGGGCAAGATCCTCACCGCGAATGAAAACTTCTGCCGGGCGCTCGGCTACGAGTTGAGGGAGATCGTCGGAAAACATCACAGCATGTTTGTCGAACCTGCCTACGCATCCTCGGCGGAATACACGGCTTTCTGGACAAAGCTGTCAGCGGGGAAATTCGATCAACAACAATATAAGCGGGTCGGAAAAGGCGGGCGCGAGGTCTGGATCGAGGCATCCTACAATCCCGTGTTCCGACGCGGGAAGCCGGTCAAGGTTATCAAGATTGCAACTGACATCACTGCGCAGAAGCTGAAGTCTGCCGAGGATTCGGGCAAGATCGACGCATTGTCCCGGGCTCAGGCGATCATCGAATTCACGCCGGTCGGCGAAATCCTGACCGCGAACGACAACTTCCTGTCCGCGCTAGGTTATTCGCTTGCCGAAATCCAGGGCAAACATCATTCGATGTTCTGTGAAGCCGACTACTCGAGGTCGGAGGCTTATAAGGAATTCTGGCGGAGACTTGCGAGCGGTCAGCTGGTCGCCGACGAATTCATGCGCGTGGGCAAGGGCGGACGGAAGGTCTACATCCAGGCTTCCTACAATCCGATTTTCGACCTGAACGGCAAAGTGTTCAAAGTCGTGAAGTTCGCAACCGATGTCACGGCGCGCGTCGAAAATGTCGAACAACTTGCCCGTTGCCTGACGAATCTTGCGGACGGTGACCTGTCGCAGATGATCCAGAAGCCTTTCATTCCTTCGCTGGAAAGGCTGCGTGCCGACTTCAACAGCGCCTCGGAAAAGTTGAAGGGTGCAATGGCAACGGTTGCCGAAAATGCCAAGGCGATCTCAGCCGGTTCCAACGAAATCCGCACAGCGGCCGACGACCTGGCAAAGCGTACCGAGCAGCAAGCGGCATCCGTCGAGGAGACGGCCGCCGCCCTTGAGGAAATCACGACGACGGTCAAGGATTCGAGCCGCCGCGCCGAGGAAGCCGGTCAACTCGTGGGGCGCGCCAGAAATCACGCCGAGCATTCCGGCCAGGTGGTGCGTGACGCCATCGGAGCGATGGACCAGATTGAAAACTCGTCACGGGAAATTTCCAATATCATCGGTGTCATCGATGAGATTGCCTTCCAGACGAACCTTTTGGCGCTCAATGCCGGCGTCGAGGCGGCACGAGCTGGGGAGGCTGGCAAGGGGTTTGCGGTCGTTGCCCAGGAGGTTCGTGAGCTGGCGCAGCGGTCGGCGAAAGCTGCCAAGGAGATAAAGAGCCTGATCACAGCGTCCGGTTCCCATGTCGCAAACGGCGTCGCCCTTGTCACGAATGCCGGATCCGCGCTCCAGGAAATCGCCACTCAGGTTCACGAAATCAATACCAACGTCACGGCGATCGTGGAGGCGGCGCGCGAGCAATCGACTGCGCTCGGTGGGATCAGCCAGTCCATCAACACCGTCGACCAGGGAACGCAGCAGAATGCCGCAATGGTCGAAGAGCAGACGGCTGCAAGCCATGGTCTCGCACGAGAGGCTGCCGCGCTCTTCGAGCTTCTTGAACAGTTCCGTTTCAACGATGCGCCGAGATCCAGGACTTCGTTTGCGCCGGCGGATCGTCACCCTGCCCCACCGACGCCTTTGAAAGTCGTTCGTACTTCGCCCCTCGCGTCCATCCAGCGCGGTTCGGCCTCCGTCGCGCTGAAGTCCGACTGGGAAGAGTTCTGATTACGCTGGCTGAGCCATTCTCAGCAGTATTGGCGACAATCAATCGAGCGACCACGAGCCGGGATAGTTCGGCTTGCGGCGCTCGATCCACGCGTCGAGCCCTTCGCGCAGATCGGCGGTTGGCGCCATGCGGGCGAATTGTTCGCCTTCGATTAGCAGCCCCTCGGCAATGCTCTGGTTGATGCCGCGCGTCACCGCCGTCAAAATGCTCGCCGCCGCCAGCGGTGAATGACGCAGAATGCGCCGCGCGAGGTCGTGGGCTGCCGGCATGAGAGCGTCATGCGGGACAAGCTGGTTGACAAGGCCGAGTTCGAGGGCGCGCTGCGGGGAGAATGCATCGCCCGTCAACAGCAATTCGAGCGCGCGCTTACGCCCGGCCAGCCTTGGCAAACGCTGCGTTCCGCCAAAGGTCGGCGGCATTGCGAGATTGATCTCGGGCTTGGCGAACAGGGCGCGTTCGCTGGCGATGGCGAGGGGCACTGCCTCGGTGATCTCGCAGCCTCCGCCAAAGGCAAGACCGTTGACGGCGGCGATGACGGGTTTGTGGTAGGCTTCCAACCGCGCTGTCAATCGCTGCCCGCGCGCGACGAAATCGCGCATGGCGACATCGGCGCCCTGCGCCACGCTTTCTGAGAATTCGTAGATATCGCCGCCCGCCGAGAATGCCCGCTCGCCGGAGCCGGTGAGGATGACCACCCGGATTGATCTGTCGGTTTCGATGGCGTCGAGGATCGCGAGCAAGCGGTCTATCAAGGCGTAATTTAGCGCATTGAGTTTTTCCGGGCGATTGAGAGTGAGCGTGGCGATTCCGTCGCGGCTGTCGATCAAAACAGTGTCGGCCATTCGGTTTTCCTTTCCGGTATGCTGCGTCAGGAGAAGTATGCCGCCGCCCGATGCTTGTGTATACTCACTAGTCGGTATACATAGCGGCATGATCTCACCTGCAGTTCCAACGCGCGAACGCATCATCTCAGCCGCCGCCAAGCTGTTTTACAACGAGGGCATCAGAAGCGTCAGCGTCGATGCGGTGGCTGAAGAGGCCGGCGTCACCAAACGCACCCTTTACTACCATTTCGCCAGCAAGGACGATCTCATCGGGGCATATCTGGAGGCGCGCGATCAGCCCAACCTCTCTCTATTCAAGCGCTGGTACGCGGAAACGGCGGGCGAACCGGCGGATAAGGTCCAAGGCATTTTTCGCAATCTCGCCCGCGCGGCCCGCCATCCGAAATGGAAGGGCTGCGGCTTCCTGCGCACCTCTGCGGAACTCGTCAATATGCCCGGCCATCCAGCCATGAAAGTCGGGATTGAACACAAGAGGAGGGTCGAGGCGTGGTTGCGGGTCACATTCGAGGCGGCCGGGATCAAGACGGAAGCGCCGCAGCTCGCCCGGCAGATCGTCCTGCTGCTCGATGGCTCGTTCGCCGTCGTTCTGTTGCATCGCGACCCGACCTACATGGAAGCCGCCGGCGAGGCGGCGGGTTCACTGATCCGCGCTGCAATCGCAAACCGGTAAGGCGCCGGATCCTGAGACGCTCGCCGTAAAGAGCACATCTTGCGCCCTCGGCATGGCCTGAGGTCGCTGAGCGGGAAGGGCATGATGTTGAGCCTCTAAACAACAGAACAATGCTGCACTGCCGAAAAAATCGCCACGCGCGCCACTGCGCGTTTTTTCAGCATGGCCCATTGACAATTCACCCTTGATGGCACTTGATAACGTTGTTCCAGTAAAACAGACATGCGTCCATTATACTGGAACAATAGAAACCATGATAAGGGGAACGCCATGACTATTTCCTTTCGCACCGGCGTGATGTCGCTGGCCGTCGCCGCTCTGTTGTCCACCCCTGCGCTGGCCGACGGCAGCAAGCTCGATGAAGTGCTGGCCCGCGGCCATCTCGTCCTCGGCACCGGCAGCACCAATGCGCCCTGGCACTTCAAAAGCGCCGACGACAAGCTTCAGGGCTTTGACGTCGACATGGGCCATATCATCGCCAAGGCGCTCTTCGGCGATCCTGAGAAGATCGAATATGTGAACCAGTCCTCCGACGCCCGCATCCCGAACATCACCACCGACAAAGTCGACATTACCTGCCAGTTCATGACCGTTACCGGCGAGCGCGCCCAGCAGGTTGCCTTCACCATTCCCTATTATCGCGAGGGTGTCGGACTGATGCTCAAGGCGGACGGAAAATATGCCGACTACGCAGCCCTCAAGGCGGCCGGTTCCTCCGTCACCATCTCGGTTCTCCAGAACGTCTATGCCGAGGCGATGGTGCATGCGGCGTTGCCGGAGGCGACCGTCGATCAGTACGATTCCGTCGACCTGATCTATCAGGCGCTGGAATCGGGACGCGCCGATGCAGTTGCCACCGACCAGTCGTCGCTC
Encoded here:
- a CDS encoding protein of unknown function DUF1217 (PFAM: protein of unknown function DUF1217~KEGG: ret:RHE_PF00168 hypothetical protein), with translation MVSTYVSYLSVARNLNASLSSVASQATVSRDSAYYKENIDKVTTVDEFMSDYKLYSYAMKAYGLEDMTYAKAFMTKVLESDLSDSSSFANSLSDTRYAEFAAAFKFAGETKTAQSDVQRDNLLDAYEESFDTEADDIADATDYFEENISSITSVDDLLSSSKLKNYVLTAFGLSTEYTSTSFLKSVLTSDLEDADSFVNQLDDAVYVNLAKAFNFNEDGSTDGDVMSEDQISLVTSAYAVASATIASSETGEAYDTYFAAQIGNITSVDELMSDDKLVSYLRTAYGLTDSETDNFISAALKSADVADAIGLSDLHDAFNFDEDGDLADGDTAQTSDQTATTTAAFDENYQVLVANASTEDATDNYTTRIASVTSIDDFLVSNDDDDDDDNDDLPELWEMALRAYDIDPDSVSRSEVRKILESDPADSKSYVNSLDDDRFVAFRKAFNFDDNGDVTVPLQAMSESVVDDYAAYYKQNKIRYLEGAELTEATDAANDEITYFREQMATITTASEFLADDRLVSFALEAKGLDPDDVTSDELEKMFSSDLDDEDSYVNKLDDNRFAELVGAFNFDQDGNISADPTGTVQQRGDVLETIDAYVRLTLEDDQGDSNTGVRLALYFQRKAPEISSAYNILGDSALFEFFTTTFNLSSYVSNMDVDKQAEMVDNFIDMKDLSDPDKVDDLIKRFTAMYDMANGTGTTSSALSILTGSATISADTLLAMAQLKSG
- a CDS encoding methyl-accepting chemotaxis sensory transducer with Pas/Pac sensor (KEGG: atc:AGR_L_3430 putative McpA~TIGRFAM: PAS sensor protein~PFAM: chemotaxis sensory transducer; PAS fold-3 domain protein; PAS fold domain protein; PAS fold-4 domain protein~SMART: chemotaxis sensory transducer; PAC repeat-containing protein), translated to MAALAALSNSQAMIEFDLSGKILTANENFCRALGYELREIVGKHHSMFVEPAYASSAEYTAFWTKLSAGKFDQQQYKRVGKGGREVWIEASYNPVFRRGKPVKVIKIATDITAQKLKSAEDSGKIDALSRAQAIIEFTPVGEILTANDNFLSALGYSLAEIQGKHHSMFCEADYSRSEAYKEFWRRLASGQLVADEFMRVGKGGRKVYIQASYNPIFDLNGKVFKVVKFATDVTARVENVEQLARCLTNLADGDLSQMIQKPFIPSLERLRADFNSASEKLKGAMATVAENAKAISAGSNEIRTAADDLAKRTEQQAASVEETAAALEEITTTVKDSSRRAEEAGQLVGRARNHAEHSGQVVRDAIGAMDQIENSSREISNIIGVIDEIAFQTNLLALNAGVEAARAGEAGKGFAVVAQEVRELAQRSAKAAKEIKSLITASGSHVANGVALVTNAGSALQEIATQVHEINTNVTAIVEAAREQSTALGGISQSINTVDQGTQQNAAMVEEQTAASHGLAREAAALFELLEQFRFNDAPRSRTSFAPADRHPAPPTPLKVVRTSPLASIQRGSASVALKSDWEEF
- a CDS encoding Enoyl-CoA hydratase/isomerase (PFAM: Enoyl-CoA hydratase/isomerase~KEGG: mlo:mlr8134 enoyl-CoA hydratase) → MADTVLIDSRDGIATLTLNRPEKLNALNYALIDRLLAILDAIETDRSIRVVILTGSGERAFSAGGDIYEFSESVAQGADVAMRDFVARGQRLTARLEAYHKPVIAAVNGLAFGGGCEITEAVPLAIASERALFAKPEINLAMPPTFGGTQRLPRLAGRKRALELLLTGDAFSPQRALELGLVNQLVPHDALMPAAHDLARRILRHSPLAAASILTAVTRGINQSIAEGLLIEGEQFARMAPTADLREGLDAWIERRKPNYPGSWSLD
- a CDS encoding transcriptional regulator, TetR family (PFAM: regulatory protein TetR~KEGG: msl:Msil_1985 transcriptional regulator, TetR family); translation: MISPAVPTRERIISAAAKLFYNEGIRSVSVDAVAEEAGVTKRTLYYHFASKDDLIGAYLEARDQPNLSLFKRWYAETAGEPADKVQGIFRNLARAARHPKWKGCGFLRTSAELVNMPGHPAMKVGIEHKRRVEAWLRVTFEAAGIKTEAPQLARQIVLLLDGSFAVVLLHRDPTYMEAAGEAAGSLIRAAIANR
- a CDS encoding extracellular solute-binding protein family 3 (PFAM: extracellular solute-binding protein family 3~SMART: extracellular solute-binding protein family 3~KEGG: rec:RHECIAT_PC0000366 probable amino acid ABC transporter, substrate-binding protein) — encoded protein: MTISFRTGVMSLAVAALLSTPALADGSKLDEVLARGHLVLGTGSTNAPWHFKSADDKLQGFDVDMGHIIAKALFGDPEKIEYVNQSSDARIPNITTDKVDITCQFMTVTGERAQQVAFTIPYYREGVGLMLKADGKYADYAALKAAGSSVTISVLQNVYAEAMVHAALPEATVDQYDSVDLIYQALESGRADAVATDQSSLAWYMTQNPGRYKDAGYGWNPQTYACAVKRGDQDWLNFVNTALHEAMTGVEFDFYAKSFKTWFGKDLTPPQIGFPVEFK